tggttctaaaaaagatttcatatttttagtgatttaataatagaattgaagattaatatttatgaatttgaaaaaaaaaattgaattttttttgtccaactcctTCAAAAGACTGTATATTTTTTTCACGTATTATCATATATTTGTGATATGTTACTAGTGAGCGATAAAATGACCCacatgtgaagtatagatgacaaaattcatgatcgagaagatggtttgatgaattatttatcaaattgactCAGCTCGTCCattttaagagtaaaattggTTTTGACTGCCTATCCTAAAGGTATAACTTAACTTTAGGTAGatgctatgcttactttgtttttgacaacttatctactttgttaaatttcacCAAATCATTAATCAGAAATTTAATGTATGCTTTTATTAATCAATTAAGCAAAAATAATAAGagaagataaatataaaataacggGTAAATTTCACCTAAAATCCCTTAATTTTACCTTAATTTTACATTTCGTATCCTAAATGCTATTAAgcttatttaatattttcaataGTTCGAATTCATCCTCCTATCACTGGAAATCCGATGAAAAACTATTCCAGATATcaagcattatatatatatatatatatatattttatgaggtaaataattataaggtctgtgtttttacctaatacacaacttggtttttgtgtttttagaaataattatatagtctctcagtttttgtttttgctAACTCCTTAGGCCTTATACTTGGGTCAATgatcaaactatactaaataaattttaaaatactaaaattaccctttactttatgttttaataataaaacatttacttttcctattttatatttttttctcttttttcttacataatcacaatctctccaataaaataattgatttattaatttttatataattataaaactttgatttaataatgtaaaatttattggctaaaaaaattaaatgaaaaatatttcaaaaattattaaaataagagTAAGATTATCATTGTAAAAAGTTTTTACAATTCTATTAAATTTTacgaataaagaaaaaaaatatatgattttcaaaaaaattataataatatttaatgttagtttaaaatattatattaaaaaataattaaaaaattacaatttatgaaaattaataatacattttttcaaatatattaatttcaatgtatatatagtTCAAAAgcttcattaaaattaattagattaagttTGAAACTAAaaggtattttttttatctatatatAACTAGGGGTAATTTTGgactttcatttacaaaaacaaatgaaatGACTAAAcaattgattaagataaaatcataagaaccttataataatataatagaCTTACTAGCATAATAAGTAAAAtcataaggaccttataattatttatttattttatattatattatatcatCATATATTTTGTAATGTTAGATGTcataaaaataatatgaaaattaatttgattaacaccAACTTAGGTTTTCGTATAGGAGAAATTATACGATACCCgagcaattaattaattttcttttaatatcATTCTCGTTTCATAAAATAGTTCCCATTCATATTTTTATTGGTTTCGTGTATTACTCCTTTCATAGATCCCCTTCTATGACGTAATTTTCATCGAATTTGGTAATATGGATCGTACAAAAGTAAAAGTTATTTTTACTTTCGAAATGGAAACGTACCTTCACCAACACGCATAACGCCTTCATCCAATGCTTGTTTAGACTCAAAAACCTGAGAAACTAGACCCATATCCTTAGCCTCTTGGCCCGAGAATTTCCGTGCAGTCAAAGCCACTTCCATTGCATTACCATACCCGACTATCGCGGGCAGCCGCTGCAGCATCCCCATATCCGCCGTGAACCCGACATCAATTTGCTTGGCAGTAAAAATAGTGTCATGAGTACAAAACCTTATGTCACAAGCAATCGCTAGATCAATTCCTCCTCCAACACAATATCCGTGAATACTTGCTATCACGGGTTTCCTACACCGCTCCACCGCGGTGAATGCTGCCTGTAAGAACTTTAACTCTCGCCGGAGCCACTCGTTGGCGCAGTTCTTTTCAGATGAGAGGCCATTTTTGGCGATGTCATTGAGTATTTTGAGCTCAATGCCAGTGCAAAAGTGATCACTGGCACCGGAGAGAACAATTACGCCGACATCAGGATTTTCGTCAAGAGAAGAAATGGCGACGGGGAATTCGGTGAAAAATTCGTAGGGAAAGGCGTTGAGTTTAGATGGGTTGTTAAGGTATGCATAAAAGACTCTTGAATTTGGGGTTTTTTGTTGGATGGAGATTGATTTgtatttcttcatattgggttgttttatatttttcttttctgaTCAGAAAAATGTTGAGAGAAGGAGAGAATCTCATGATCTGCAATGAAAAACTACATTGTTTACTTAAAGAAGTGTTTGGTCCACTTGAGAAGTACATAATTAAATATCTTCAAAATCACGTAAATGATTTGTGCAACTTGTTCAAATTAATTAGAAGAGGAGATAAAAGAcgagagaaagttaatttttatCTTTAGCAGATTGAATTTATTTGAAAGACTTAGAGTATTTTCAAGAGACCTTTAGTGTCctgtttaaaaataatataaataattgactcttggTTTTTTAAGAGTAACGAAAATATATCATCTCTAACCATACTGCTTATATAGactactcaataataaattactaATAAATAATGAATTACGAATGCACTAAGAGGTAGAGAGACGCTCTCtgttaatagagaggatggagagactcttagtgatttaaggagCCACAAAGAAGCTGTTGTAGTCAAACTAAGAgattgttggagatgctcttataaTTTGATTCAAACCAAATATTACAATCTTTAAAGAAAAAAGTTTATATATCTATAATCCTAACCTGGAAGATTCTAAACCTTTAGAAAAACTTCATGCTAACAGTTGAGAAAGCAAAAGTTGCTCTCATCTCTCTCCCTATAGGAGGGTCGTCACCCCTCTTATCTATCCATCTCAAAAGCTCGTTCTTAGTAGTTCGTAGATTATTGCGTCTTCTGCTGATTTACCTCATCGTAGTTGATTTGTGACCGTTAATACGTGATTTTGGTTCTGTTCTTCCGCTACAATTTATTCAAAGTGTTTTCTACTTTATAAGAGGTAACACGACctatttaaatcaaaaaactAAAATTGCTTTTTTTACTTTTGAAAATGCAGTGGTCGTTCTTATTTAAAGCAAAAGTAAAAGTACACCTTATAAAGTTTAAGCAATCTGTtaacaaaatacataaaaattagaaaaccTTATCCTGCCAAACTAAGATGATCTGTTCAAGAATTCCTTTCAACCAAACACAGTGGCATGTGGATAACGTTGCAGCCACAAACTGTGCATCTGTCAAGGATAAGGTGACTATGGCTTGCTTTCTTGAACTGCAACATACTAAGCGAggaattctcgcatttatatgcacGTGTGTACTAGTTAGAttttgtatatgttttatttacttgtGGTTTAAGTTCGTTTTCTGATCGTTTTTGGGCAAATATTGCCAGACTAGCACGTATGTTAACTTTCAATTGTCTATTatggctaattgatccaccaaaagtcgcaccaaacagaGTGTTCACTCAAATCAAGCGATTGGTGGATCAATTTATCCTCGGAACTAATATCATTTGGAGTTTACGTGCGTGTACAGGTCAAAACAGGAACAAGTTCGGATGAAAATCACATCTTGGGGACACCCGATAGTCACGCAGGGCCTTTGGGCATCACCACTCGTCAaaactggcctttttaggccaacTCGGCGAGCTGTCACTATCCGTGCGACGAGTTGGCCCACAGGGgctagctcggcgagctggcactgCCTGTTCGATGAGCTGGCCCTCaggggccagctcggcgagctggcctacggactgattcccggccccacgatGCCACGTTTTGACCCCACTCTTCCCACCTGCAATAGGAAAGAAAGTCGGTCATATTTGGGACTCAAACCGcaactataaataggactttCATTAtctaaattagatatcttttaattgtgtaaaaaccctagctttcccgcttgaagaatcctctccacctcctccatctccttcaacctccattgaagaacattcgaagctccgctcaccgaggattattcagGGTTCCTCCTTAAGTCATAGGAAGACGCCTATAGTGGTAGAcatgttccctgaaagggattttcttactGTTTTCATAACTTGTTTATCTCTTGatccagtctatgaatcctaagCTCATTGTATCTCCATGACaattttcttcatctttaatgataaaatagtttttgttttgatcaattaatttatctatttaatctttgtcttatgctttgtttgattggtttaactcattcaaaaatCGAAATATTAAGTTGGCatatattgcgagctgaatctgacctagtcagagcctataaGATTGACGACCTTAtagatgattaagcccaaattgctgagccttagagctaatcacgaactaggaaccatagaaggataagtagggttactCGCCtcgaatacaagtgacttggattaggtttttaattaattgtctGGACATCCTATATTCATCATTATCGTACCATTCCATAtcccttcgggtaattacattgttgaaagatcacttaggagtagagtaacttaattaggagtagcttaatttaatcaaactcaatctcaaaccccccaAAGCTTAGATAACACTAgaaaccgagtagctcgatacttgcaggaataaatcctgtggattccaTACCTAGACTTTTCCagactttattacttgataacgacggggtacacttatcccttagtgagtctatCGGACCGACATCCATTAGGCGCATCATGCGGCTACAACCAACAAAGTTCTAATCGTATACCATCGAGCTACATGCGCAAAAATCTCATCATAATCAACTCATTACTTTTGAGCATATCCCTTCATAACTAGCCTTGCCTTGTATTTATCAGCCTTCCCATCCTCATTTAACTTGGTCTTGAAGACCTATTTAACCCCTGTTTTCTTTGTTTCTGCCGGTAGAGCTACAAACTCCCaagttttatttttctcgataACTTGTAGTTCACATTTCATTGCGTCTATCCATTTTTCTTCCTTAGCAGCTTCCACAAAACTTACAACATCATCATAGGAAATAAAAAATGCCATAGTTGCCTCAATCTCTCCTTCCAAAAAACCTTTGTTGGGCGAATTCTGTAAGTGCACGGTttcacttgtagtaataaaaagatatcaatCCCATAGAGAACGTCTGataatttgattaaaaattactattttgattaaatttgttTTCTTGAGGTTTATAGGAAATCGTTAATGGGTTAAATggtttctaattctaattatggttatagttaagattacaatttatagaaattatatttagattaaaGTTCATTTCAAGGCTAATTTATACTAAGCGAAAatacaacttataactttgatttgtttagaaagatataacaaattatcaatttacTCAATTCAAAAGCATTGAACTGTAATCAATCTTTCATCTCGGCCTAATActgaaaaccttaatcaaatGCGGTGTTTATATCCGATTAATCGATCTCTTGTAATAACCAGATATAAATCCGAATTTGCTTAAGTTCCCAACACGTTAGCATGAAAAATACCAAGATCTTTATAAATACTTTGCATGAAACACCCATTAGAACTTCTTAAAGAATGTAGGTTGACAGATCAAACTTTAGAATGAAACAACAGAAAAGatggaattgaattaaaagatatTTATTAGTTTGAGTTGAAACATCTCAAATTAACAGAGAAGAAATGGCATTTGACTAGGAAGAGttacgggtt
The DNA window shown above is from Euphorbia lathyris chromosome 1, ddEupLath1.1, whole genome shotgun sequence and carries:
- the LOC136210534 gene encoding delta(3,5)-Delta(2,4)-dienoyl-CoA isomerase, peroxisomal-like encodes the protein MKKYKSISIQQKTPNSRVFYAYLNNPSKLNAFPYEFFTEFPVAISSLDENPDVGVIVLSGASDHFCTGIELKILNDIAKNGLSSEKNCANEWLRRELKFLQAAFTAVERCRKPVIASIHGYCVGGGIDLAIACDIRFCTHDTIFTAKQIDVGFTADMGMLQRLPAIVGYGNAMEVALTARKFSGQEAKDMGLVSQVFESKQALDEGVMRVGEGVAAKSPTAAAGTKAVMLRGKDMTLEQGLDYIATWNASTVYSSGHLMEALNAMAQKRKPIFAKL